CGCGACGTCATCCGCGCGAAGCTGCAGGCCGGCGAGACGCCGGATGCGATCCTGAGCTTCTTTGTCGGGCAGTTCGGCGAAAGCGTGCTCGCGGAGCCTCCCCGCCGTGGGCTGTCGCTCCTGCTCTACCTGGGGCCCGCGGCCGGCGTCGCCGGCGGGCTCGCGATCGCGGCGCTGTGCATTCGCCGGTGGACGGGCCGGCCCGCGGCCGATCCACGCGGCGGCGCGTTGACGCCGCCGTCCGCGGACGGGACCGGCGCCGCCAGCGTAGACTCCGGCGCCCCGGACCGCGCCCGCCTCGCCCGCGAGCTCGAAGCCCGCGACCGCTTCTGACCGCCCGGCC
This genomic window from bacterium contains:
- a CDS encoding cytochrome c-type biogenesis protein CcmH, which translates into the protein MTARRPGVLLPVVAVALLLTAAAVWADTLDDRVYAIASQLMCPVCAGQTVAESDSAVAREMRDVIRAKLQAGETPDAILSFFVGQFGESVLAEPPRRGLSLLLYLGPAAGVAGGLAIAALCIRRWTGRPAADPRGGALTPPSADGTGAASVDSGAPDRARLARELEARDRF